A DNA window from Paramormyrops kingsleyae isolate MSU_618 chromosome 10, PKINGS_0.4, whole genome shotgun sequence contains the following coding sequences:
- the irs4b gene encoding insulin receptor substrate 2-B, with amino-acid sequence MASLMNYQDGNAAMLMLETQQRAIGTKTAAANGDTSSGEPPSSLINLGGARFHQHLPPSYEQTIQSRERHQQANHFQSQQQCPGEAAAAAGAPVRKPSSSSLNLAHEDAAALAASAAPALPAAGSDGADDIRKCGYMRKQKHGHKRFFVLRGASHLGHSRLEYYDSEKKFRNSLRFAAAGGAAAAASPPKRIICLYQCFTVNKRADSKHKYLIALYTKDDYFAIVAENEREQEEWYQALSDLMNESKRGHLDADDLEDMYGAVSPVTVFKEVWQVNVKPKGLGQTKNLTGVYRLCLSSKTLHLVKLNSETPSVSLQLMNIRRCGHSESFFFIEVGRSSSTGPGEIWMQVEDSVVAQSMHETILETMKALKAFVDFRPRSKSQSSGSNPVAFITTRRHLGNLPPSQTGLQRRSRTESVVGTPSSCKGGSAYRFRTSSEGEGTMSRPFRSATGSLIHLNMSRGSLGRQDGTGRYSRAPSGSSYHMRSASLPVSHFSYATSPVSVSSSSGHGSASDTLTQPSSASLCGSPSDGGFNSSDEYGSSPGDLRYIRVRSGTPDSLSNTPPIREESCLSEYMAMYRYRETWGGPETTRDESCDEEKVSWKQGHASRPTGAGVTVFQKTTQTTSLPEESAVAPAASPLGSNGSAFLKSGFSCYAEQPCSAKSSLCPDQHRIPPRDDGYMPMMPGVVPSQEDNYVPMQPSPRHPLPSQVQATEQTPPQQLETQGYMMMLPGTGDHPQSGEYMDMSHSFLPASGHRLSRGCHTQTLPKSPRPYSPYSSLPRSYKAPIRESHERDEYVRMRSPAKHPAAECGPSSPPDEPPSPLGSNGQSSSDRWGPRPSRLPLDRHDRCGAPGGREARNPPSSPGENINVEFGNRPAESSVFSPECAGDDYMSLEADEQPPKARSPRPSLVAPWNPPSYIRPQAGGAPADGYVEVSLGTGTRSPSGMLRQLSVAEQSEPLSRCRCSSEALLPSDSSAQAPASLYQLDDAKWLGSSTFDSVWPHVEGVTSPGAATLPVPTNVACNPNHPTCHEGPNPRDDLNYIALDLRQDRWSGHEASSPAPSTPPTTLPLSENSTYPGLDFARVDRLRSASQD; translated from the exons ATGGCCAGTTTGATGAATTACCAGGACGGCAACGCCGCTATGTTGATGCTGGAGACACAGCAGCGCGCAATCGGGACAAAAACGGCGGCGGCTAACGGCGACACCTCTAGCGGCGAGCCCCCCTCGTCCCTAATCAATCTCGGCGGCGCTCGCTTTCACCAACATTTGCCGCCCTCGTATGAACAGACTATCCAGTCCAGGGAACGGCATCAGCAGGCAAATCACTTCCAGTCGCAGCAACAGTGTCCGGGGGAGGCGGCGGCAGCGGCGGGGGCTCCGGTGAGAAAGCCGTCTTCCTCCAGCCTGAACCTGGCGCATGAAGATGCCGCCGCGCTCGCGGCTTCAGCCGCTCCTGCGCTCCCCGCCGCCGGTTCGGACGGGGCGGATGACATTCGGAAATGCGGCTATATGAGGAAGCAGAAGCATGGCCACAagcgtttttttgttttacgaGGGGCAAGTCATTTGGGCCACAGCCGACTGGAATACTATGACAGCGAGAAGAAATTTCGAAACAGCCTTCGctttgctgctgctggtggtgccGCTGCTGCGGCGTCTCCACCCAAGCGGATCATCTGTCTTTACCAGTGCTTTACTGTAAACAAAAGGGCGGACTCCAAGCACAAATACCTCATTGCCCTGTACACTAAGGATGATTATTTTGCCATAGTGGCAGAGAATGAGCGTGAGCAGGAGGAATGGTACCAGGCCCTGAGTGACCTGATGAACGAGAGCAAGAGGGGTCACCTGGATGCAGACGATCTGGAGGACATGTATGGCGCGGTCTCCCCGGTCACCGTCTTCAAGGAGGTGTGGCAGGTGAACGTGAAGCCCAAAGGACTGGGGCAGACCAAGAATCTGACCGGTGTGTACCGGCTGTGCCTGTCCTCTAAGACCCTCCATCTGGTGAAGCTGAATTCCGAGACGCCCTCTGTGAGCCTGCAGCTGATGAACATCCGCCGCTGTGGTCATTCTGAGAGCTTCTTCTTCATCGAGGTGGGTCGTTCATCCTCCACAGGGCCTGGGGAGATATGGATGCAGGTGGAGGACTCTGTGGTCGCTCAGAGCATGCATGAGACCATCCTCGAAACGATGAAGGCACTGAAGGCCTTTGTGGATTTCAGGCCCCGGAGCAAGAGTCAGTCATCGGGCTCGAATCCTGTAGCTTTCATCACCACCCGCCGGCACCTGGGCAACCTACCACCCAGCCAGACAGGGCTGCAGCGCCGATCTCGTACTGAGAGTGTGGTGGGCACCCCGTCCAGCTGCAAGGGTGGCAGCGCCTATCGATTTCGCACGTCCAGTGAGGGGGAGGGCACCATGAGCCGGCCCTTCCGCTCGGCAACAGGCAGCCTGATCCACCTGAATATGAGCCGCGGCAGCTTGGGCCGGCAGGATGGCACTGGCCGCTATTCGCGGGCCCCTTCTGGTTCCTCCTATCACATGCGCTCTGCCTCGCTCCCCGTTTCCCATTTCTCATATGCCACCAGCCCTGTCAGCGTGTCCAGCAGTAGTGGCCATGGTTCGGCCTccgacacactcacacagcccTCCAGCGCCTCCCTCTGCGGCTCCCCCAGCGATGGCGGCTTTAACTCCTCTGACGAGTACGGCTCCAGCCCTGGGGACCTGCGTTACATCAGAGTTCGCAGCGGCACTCCGGATTCCCTTAGTAACACGCCGCCCATCCGCGAGGAGAGCTGCCTGAGCGAGTATATGGCCATGTATCGGTACCGTGAGACGTGGGGAGGCCCTGAGACCACACGGGATGAGAGCTGTGATGAGGAGAAGGTATCATGGAAACAGGGCCACGCGTCCAGGCCAACAGGAGCTGGTGTCACTGTGTTCCAGAAGACGACTCAGACCACCTCTTTGCCGGAAGAATCCGCGGTGGCGCCGGCAGCCAGCCCTCTGGGGAGCAACGGTTCAGCTTTCCTTAAGTCGGGCTTCAGCTGCTATGCCGAGCAGCCCTGCTCGGCCAAGTCCTCGCTCTGCCCTGACCAGCACAGGATCCCCCCCAGGGATGATGGTTACATGCCCATGATGCCGGGTGTGGTGCCCTCACAAGAGGACAACTATGTGCCTATGCAACCCAGCCCACGTCACCCCCTTCCTTCCCAGGTTCAAGCTACAGAGCAGACCCCCCCTCAGCAGCTGGAGACCCAGGGTTATATGATGATGCTCCCTGGGACCGGTGACCACCCGCAGAGTGGCGAGTACATGGACATGTCCCACAGTTTCCTCCCAGCGTCCGGCCATCGCTTGAGCAGAGGCTGTCACACGCAGACCCTCCCCAAGAGCCCCAGGCCCTACAGTCCCTACTCTTCGCTGCCGCGATCCTACAAGGCCCCCATAAGGGAGAGTCATGAGCGTGACGAATACGTTCGCATGAGGTCTCCCGCTAAGCACCCTGCGGCTGAATGTGGCCCAAGCAGTCCGCCTGATgaaccccccagccccctcggTTCCAACGGGCAATCCAGTTCGGACAGATGGGGGCCACGGCCCAGTCGTCTCCCTTTGGACCGGCATGACCGCTGTGGTGCCCCCGGGGGGAGGGAGGCCAGGAATCCCCCATCCAGTCCAGGGGAGAACATCAACGTGGAGTTTGGGAACCGCCCGGCTGAGAGCTCAGTTTTCTCGCCGGAATGTGCAGGTGATGACTACATGAGCCTGGAAGCAGATGAGCAGCCACCTAAGGCTCGTTCCCCGCGGCCCTCACTCGTAGCACCATGGAACCCCCCCAGCTATATCCGACCCCAGGCCGGTGGAGCCCCAGCAGACGGCTACGTGGAGGTCAGCCTCGGCACTGGAACAAGGAGCCCATCAGGAATGCTGCGTCAGCTGTCTGTGGCGGAGCAGTCAGAGCCCCTGAGCCGATGCCGGTGCAGCTCTGAGGCCCTGCTGCCATCCGACAGCTCTGCCCAGGCACCTGCCAGCCTTTACCAGCTGGATGATGCCAAATGGCTGGGCTCCTCCACTTTCGACAGCGTCTGGCCTCACGTCGAGGGCGTGACTTCCCCTGGTGCCGCCACCCTGCCCGTCCCCACCAACGTAGCCTGTAACCCCAACCATCCCACGTGTCATGAGGGCCCCAACCCCCGGGACGATCTCAACTACATCGCGCTAGACTTAAGGCAAGACCGCTGGTCTGGTCATGAGGCCTCCTCACCGGCCCCATCCACGCCCCCCACCACACTTCCACTCTCCGAAAACAGCACCTACCCCGGCCTGGACTTTGCCAGGGTCGACAGACTGAGGTCTGCCTCGCAAG ACTGA